The Pricia mediterranea genome includes a window with the following:
- the miaB gene encoding tRNA (N6-isopentenyl adenosine(37)-C2)-methylthiotransferase MiaB, with protein MEKIIDKKVQGTALSLERQQSNGRKLYIESYGCQMNFSDSEIVASILAKEGFDTTQELTEADLVLVNTCSIREKAELTVRKRLEKFNAVKQERPHMKVGVLGCMAERLKHQFLEEEKIVDMVVGPDAYKDLPNLIQEIDEGRNAVNVILSKDETYGDVAPVRLNTNGVTAFVSITRGCDNMCTFCVVPFTRGRERSRDPQSIVDEINDLWEKGFKEITLLGQNVDSYLWYGGGLKKDFSKASDMQKATAVDFAQLLEKVALAQPRMRIRFSTSNPQDMTLDVIRTMAKYENICNYIHLPVQSGSDRILKAMNRLHTRQEYFELIDNIREIIPDVAISQDMITGFPTETEQDHQDTLSLMEYVKYDYGFMFAYSERPGTLAERKLEDDVPQEIKKRRLSEIIALQREHCQERTEQHLGKIQEVLIEGPSKKSDEHWMGRNSQNTVAVFPKEDYQVGDFVMVRMDSCTSATLIGEAVGVGR; from the coding sequence ATGGAAAAGATAATCGACAAAAAAGTTCAAGGCACCGCGCTATCGCTGGAAAGGCAACAATCGAACGGCCGGAAGCTTTATATCGAGAGCTACGGCTGCCAGATGAACTTTTCCGATAGCGAGATCGTGGCCTCGATTTTGGCCAAGGAGGGTTTCGATACCACCCAAGAACTCACCGAGGCCGACCTGGTCTTGGTCAATACCTGTTCGATCCGGGAAAAGGCGGAACTTACCGTTCGAAAACGGCTCGAAAAGTTCAACGCCGTCAAGCAGGAGCGTCCGCATATGAAGGTCGGCGTACTGGGCTGTATGGCAGAGCGTCTGAAACATCAATTTCTGGAAGAGGAAAAGATTGTGGATATGGTCGTCGGTCCCGATGCCTATAAAGACCTGCCCAACCTGATACAGGAGATCGATGAAGGCCGCAATGCCGTGAACGTTATTCTTTCAAAAGACGAGACCTACGGTGATGTCGCGCCCGTTCGCCTGAATACCAACGGGGTCACCGCCTTCGTTTCCATCACCCGGGGCTGCGACAACATGTGTACCTTCTGCGTGGTGCCTTTCACGAGGGGACGCGAACGCAGCCGGGATCCGCAATCGATCGTCGACGAGATCAACGATCTGTGGGAAAAGGGATTCAAGGAAATCACCTTGCTGGGCCAGAACGTGGACAGCTATCTTTGGTACGGCGGGGGACTGAAGAAGGATTTTTCCAAGGCTTCGGACATGCAGAAGGCTACGGCAGTGGATTTTGCGCAACTGCTCGAAAAGGTCGCCCTGGCCCAGCCTAGGATGCGTATCCGGTTCTCGACCTCGAACCCGCAGGACATGACCTTGGATGTCATCCGTACCATGGCCAAATACGAGAACATCTGCAACTACATCCATCTGCCGGTACAAAGCGGTAGCGACCGTATTCTTAAGGCCATGAACCGCCTGCATACCCGACAGGAGTATTTTGAGTTGATCGACAACATCCGGGAGATTATCCCCGATGTGGCCATTTCGCAGGATATGATTACAGGCTTCCCAACGGAAACGGAGCAAGACCATCAAGACACCTTGTCCCTTATGGAATATGTCAAATACGACTACGGTTTTATGTTCGCCTATTCCGAACGACCGGGTACCTTGGCCGAACGCAAACTGGAAGACGACGTGCCGCAGGAAATCAAGAAAAGAAGGTTGTCAGAAATCATCGCCCTACAACGCGAACACTGTCAGGAACGTACCGAACAGCATCTCGGCAAAATTCAGGAAGTGTTGATCGAAGGCCCCTCGAAAAAATCGGACGAACACTGGATGGGCCGCAACTCGCAGAACACCGTGGCCGTATTTCCGAAAGAGGATTATCAAGTTGGCGATTTTGTAATGGTGCGTATGGATAGCTGCACCTCGGCCACCTTGATCGGGGAAGCGGTTGGGGTTGGGCGTTAG
- a CDS encoding LVIVD repeat-containing protein, which produces MKQTVLLFAFIAAFGLISCEDQDDILPQSREYRIATPLTADLASFKEEAVAVTEPVPMRESGKIYAYKDYVFVNDVSQGFHILDNSDPSAPTNIGFIKLEGNHDISIKNERLYADSYGDLIVMDISDIDNIPPAKRMENAIYQEFWCTVGWDVDWPEADYFDYGNLDPTQEAIIGWEVETERLSPAEFETRFGYNPQVVNGDLAFNSSGAEVAATPTSDAGSTTGQGGSMARFKIVDHYLYAVEWASISIFDISDLDNPKILEDVYTTGTIETIFNQGDKLFLGGPQGMYIYDISTPAKPTYVSEFIHGTACDPVVVDGDYAYVTLRGDNFCGNTESGLYIVNLTDLKNPELQKFYPLKGPNGLGFKDNKLFICDGSDGLKVYDKTDVDDLKLLNHFEDIVTYDVIPLENSLLMIGDKVLYQYKYFEDNLRLLSTFELK; this is translated from the coding sequence ATGAAACAGACCGTACTTCTTTTCGCTTTCATTGCCGCATTCGGATTGATTTCCTGTGAAGACCAAGACGATATTTTGCCGCAATCCCGCGAATATCGGATCGCGACCCCCTTAACGGCAGACCTGGCCTCGTTCAAAGAAGAGGCCGTTGCGGTTACCGAACCCGTACCCATGCGGGAATCAGGTAAAATCTATGCCTATAAAGATTATGTATTCGTCAACGACGTGTCGCAGGGATTTCATATTCTGGACAACAGCGACCCGAGTGCGCCTACCAATATCGGGTTTATCAAGTTAGAGGGCAACCATGACATTTCTATTAAAAATGAGCGGCTGTATGCGGATAGTTACGGCGATTTGATCGTGATGGATATTTCGGATATCGACAATATCCCGCCGGCCAAAAGGATGGAAAATGCCATATATCAAGAGTTTTGGTGTACCGTAGGATGGGATGTGGATTGGCCCGAGGCCGATTATTTCGATTATGGCAACTTGGACCCCACCCAAGAGGCCATCATCGGTTGGGAGGTCGAGACCGAGCGCCTGAGCCCCGCCGAATTTGAAACCCGGTTCGGCTATAACCCGCAAGTTGTCAACGGTGATTTGGCCTTTAACAGCAGTGGGGCCGAGGTGGCCGCGACGCCTACCTCGGATGCCGGTTCCACCACCGGGCAGGGGGGCTCTATGGCCCGCTTTAAAATTGTCGACCATTACCTGTACGCGGTGGAATGGGCGAGTATCAGCATTTTCGATATTTCGGACCTCGACAACCCTAAGATCCTAGAGGATGTTTACACCACCGGTACCATCGAAACCATCTTTAACCAAGGCGATAAGCTTTTTCTGGGCGGTCCCCAAGGCATGTACATCTACGATATTTCGACGCCTGCCAAGCCGACTTACGTATCCGAATTTATACACGGAACCGCCTGTGATCCCGTAGTGGTCGATGGCGATTATGCCTATGTTACCCTCAGGGGAGATAATTTCTGCGGAAATACCGAAAGTGGACTCTACATCGTCAACCTGACCGACCTCAAAAATCCCGAACTGCAAAAGTTCTATCCGCTAAAAGGCCCGAACGGACTTGGGTTCAAGGACAACAAGCTATTTATCTGTGACGGTTCCGACGGACTGAAGGTTTATGACAAGACCGATGTCGATGACCTGAAGCTGTTGAACCATTTCGAGGATATCGTAACCTACGATGTCATCCCCCTCGAGAATTCGCTGCTGATGATCGGCGACAAGGTGCTTTATCAATACAAGTATTTCGAGGATAACCTGCGGTTGTTGAGCACTTTTGAGCTCAAGTGA